A single window of Zea mays cultivar B73 chromosome 10, Zm-B73-REFERENCE-NAM-5.0, whole genome shotgun sequence DNA harbors:
- the LOC100283841 gene encoding GTP-binding protein PTD004, which yields MPPKAKKDAAPSERPILGRFSSHLKIGIVGLPNVGKSTFFNIVTKLAIPAENFPFCTIEPNEARVNVPDERFDWLCKLYKPKSEVPAYLEVTDIAGLIRGAHAGDGLGNAFLSHIRAVDGIFHVLRAFEDAEITHVDDTVDPVRDMETISEELRLKDIEFMKKKLEDLDKSMKRSNDKQLKIEHELCERVIGHLEEGKDVRLGDWKAADIEILNTFQLLSAKPVVYLVNMSEKDFQRKKNKFLPKIHAWVQEHGGETILPFSCAFEQKLVDMPEDEAAKYCAENQITSMIPKIIKTGFAAIHLIYFFTAGPDEVKCWQIRRQTKAPQAAGAIHTDFERGFICAEVMKFEDLKELGSESAVKAAGKYKQEGKTYVVQDGDIIFFKFNVSGGGKK from the exons ATGCCTCCCAAGGCCAAGAAGGACGCTGCGCCGTCTGAGCGCCCCATCCTTGGACGCTTCTCTTCCCACCTCAAGATCGGGATC GTTGGGTTGCCAAATGTTGGCAAATCAACTTTTTTCAACATAGTAACGAAGTTGGCTATCCCAGCTGAGAATTTTCCTTTCTGTACCATCGAACCAAATGAAGCACGGGTGAATGTTCCAGATGAACGGTTTGATTGGCTTTGCAAACTTTACAAGCCAAAGAGTGAG GTGCCTGCATATCTTGAAGTAACTGACATAGCTGGGCTTATTAGAGGTGCTCATGCTGGGGATGGTCTGGGCAATGCATTCCTCTCACATATACGTGCTGTTGATGGAATCTTCCATGTCCTAA GAGCATTTGAAGACGCAGAAATTACTCATGTTGACGATACAGTAGATCCTGTTAGAGACATGGAAACTATTAGTGAAGAGCTCAGACTAAAG GATATAGAGTTCATGAAAAAGAAACTTGAGGACCTTGATAAGTCAATGAAGAGGAGCAATGATAAGCAGCTCAAAATTGAGCATGAATTATGTGAGAGG GTCATAGGCCATCTTGAGGAAGGGAAAGATGTCCGTTTAGGAGATTGGAAAGCTGCTGACATTGAGATCTTGAATACATTCCAGCTACTTTCAGCTAAGCCAGTTGTCTATTTG GTGAATATGAGTGAGAAGGATTTCCAGAGAAAAAAGAACAAGTTTCTACCCAAGATACATGCTTG GGTGCAGGAACATGGTGGTGAAACCATACTTCCTTTCAGCTGTGCTTTTGAACAGAAACTAGTGGATATGCcagaagatgaagccgccaaatATTGTGCTGAAAACCAGATAACAAG CATGATCCCAAAAATTATCAAGACTGGTTTTGCAGCAATTCATCTGATATACTTTTTCACTGCTGGTCCTGATGAG GTAAAATGTTGGCAGATCAGACGCCAGACTAAAGCTCCTCAAGCTGCTGGTGCAATTCACACTGATTTTGAAAGGGGTTTCATATGCGCTGAG GTAATGAAGTTTGAAGATCTGAAAGAACTGGGCAGTGAATCTGCTGTAAAG GCTGCTGGAAAATACAAGCAGGAGGGGAAAACCTATGTGGTCCAGGACGGGGACATCATCTTTTTCAAATTCAACGTGTCTGGTGGCGGGAAGAAGTGA